Genomic segment of Streptomyces sp. NBC_00654:
TCGAGCGGGGTTCTTCCGGGCTGGTGGCCTGAGTCAGAGACTAGACTCCAGCAAGGATTCCTTGCATCGAATGGGCGGAATCCTTGCTTTGAACCACTCGTGTGAGTGACAGCCCAACTCAACAGGCGTCTGGGGAGAGTTCGCGATGGCAGGCAGAGCCGCACCGACAGCTCGGCGCGCACGCCTCGGGGCAGAGCTGCGGAGACTGCGCGAGCGGGCGGGGTTGACCACCACACAGGCCGCCGACCTGCTGGGCACGAGCCCCGGCCAGCTGAGCAATGTGGAGGTGGCCCGGTTCGGAGTGAGCGCCGACCGCGTACGTGTCGCCGCCCGCATCTACTCCTGCTCCGATCAGGCGCTCATCGAGGCGCTGGTCGCCATGACGGGTGACCGTCGGCGCGGCTGGTGGGAGGAGTACCGGGAGATCATGCCGCCCAAGCTGCTGGACCTGGCCGAGATCGAGCATCACGGCACGGCCCTGCACGCGGCACACAGCATCCACATTCCCGGCCTGCTCCAGACCGTCGATCACGCACGGGAGATCTATCGGCAGGCGGTACCCGAGATCTCACCGCCGGAGATCGAGCACCGCGTCTCCTACCGGATCAAGCGTCAGGCTGTGCTCTACCGGACCGGCGCCGTCCCGTACCGGGCCTTCATTCACGAAGCCGCTCTCCGCATGAGATACGGGGGCCGTGCCATCGCGCGCGCTCAGCTCCTGCACCTGCTGAGGACGAGCGAACTCGATCACCTCACCATGCGCGTGATCCCGTTCGCGAACACGTACTACCCGGGGTCCGGCCAGTCCGTGTACTACGTCCAAGGCCTCGTGCCCTCCCTGGACACCGCGCAGCTCGATCAGTCGCACGGCCCGGTGTTCATCGACTCGGAAGCTCAGCTCGCGCAGTACCGGCTGCTGCTCGAACGGCTCGGCGAGACGGCACTCGGCGACGCCGAATCCCGTGACCTCATCCATGGGATCGCCCAGGAACTGTGAAGGGAACACCGATGGCCACGTACCACTGGCAGAAGTCCTCCTACTGCGCCCAGGGTGAGGCCTGCGTCCACATAGCCGCCTCCCGCGGCACCGTCCATCTGACCGAGACCAGCGACCCCGGCGGAGCGATACTCCACGCCACTCCCCCGGCCTGGGCCGCACTCGTCCGCGCCGTCAAGGAGAAGAGGAACGATGTCTGACCGGCCGCTCCCCGACGAGCTCCGCTGGATCCGCGCCGCCCCCGAGGGCGAGCCGGAGGGTCCCGGCCCCTGGATCGAGGTCGCCGAAGGACAGGGGGGCGATCTCATTCACCTCCGGGAGACCAGCGACCCCGCCACGGTGGTCACGACGACCCGGACCAAGTGGGAGGCGTTCGTGAAGGGTGTCCTGGCCGGCGAGTTCGACCACTTCGCCGAGATCGAAGCGGACGGCGACACCGACACCCGCCCCACAGACCCCGAAGACCCCGAAGACCCCGCAGACCCTGCAGACCCCGAAGGCCCCGCAGGCCCCGCAGGCCCCGAAAGCCCCGCAGGCCCCGAAAGCCCCGAAAACTGAGTTCCCCCCGGCTGTCGCAGATGCGGTACGGGCACGGGTCCGGCCGCGCGCCCACTCGTGCCATCATCCGCTGATGTCCTCACAGCAGAACGACTCAACGGCGCCGGCCGGGCCACCACCGGTGGCAGCCGCCGCGTCCGGCACCTGGCAGCTCGGCGACCTGTCGGTCAACCGCATCGGCTACGGCGCGATGCGCCTCACGGAGAACGCCGACGGCACCCCCAGCGACCGCGGCCGGGCCCTCGCCGTACTGCGCCGGGCGGTCGAACTGGGCGTCAACCACATCGACACCGCGGCCTTCTACTTCTCGCCGCTGCGCTCGGCCAACGAGCTGATCAACCGGGCACTGGCCCCCTACCCGGACGACCTCGTCATCACAACCAAGGTCGGTCCCGGACGCGACACATGGGGGGACTGGCACTGGGCCGGTCCGGAGCAGCTGCGGGGACAGGTCGAGGAGAATCTGCGCCAGCTCGGCCGCGACCACCTCGACGTGGTGAATCTGCGCGTCCCCCGTAAGGAGACGACGGGGTCGATCAGCGAACACTTCGGCGCGCTGGCCGAACTGCGCGAGGCCGGGCTCATCCGCCACCTGGGGATCTCCAACGCCCGCCCCGATCATCTCGCCGAGGCCCTGGCCGTCGCGCCGGTGGTCTGCGTCCAGAACGCGTACGCGGTCGGCGCACCGCGCGAGGAGCACGAGTTCCTGGACGCCTGCGGTGTGCGGGGCATCGCCTTCGTCCCCTTCTTCGCCATCGCCGGGGCGGGCCGCGAGGCGGGCGCCGGCGGCACGGGCGACGACGGCCGGGTCCTCGGCATCGCCCGTGCACACGGCGTGACGGCGGCTCAGGTCCGGCTGGCCTGGACGCTGAACCGCGGCCCGCACGTCCTGGCCATCCCCGGCACCGGCAACCCGGACCACCTCGCCGACAACGTGGCCGCGGGCGCGCTCCGGCTCACGGCCGACGAACTGGCCCTGCTCGAAGCCCCGGCCGGGACCGAGGCATGACCGGGGGGGGCACCCAGGGCGCCGACGAGGGACGGACGAAGGGCATATGACGAAGGACATGCACGGGACCCTCGCGGGATGATTCCCCGATGGACGACGACGCCCCGGGCCGGATACTCCGCTGGAACCTCTTCATCGGCGGTCACCTGAGTTCCTCCGTACCCGTACGGCTCGTCGAGCGTACGGAGGCGGGCCGGCTGGTCTGGCTGGAGACCGGCACACCGATGTGGCGCACCGAGCTGCCGGGCGGCGCACACCTCCGCGACATCCCGCCGCAGGACCGACCGGCCGGCGGATACGCGGTGCGGGCGGACCGGTGGCCCATGGGCAGCGCACTCATCCTCCAGCCGGCCGGGGCCGGTCACGCGGTGTTCTGGTTCTTCGGCCGACGGCACAGGTTCCGCGGCTGGTACGTGAACCTGGAGCACCGCGTGCGCCGCGGCGAGGACATCGACGTGGTCGACCAGGAACTCGACATCACCGTGGCTCCCGACCGGACCTGGCGCTGGAAGGACGAGCGGTCGTTCGCCGAGAAGACCGGGCATCCCGCCTACTGGTCGGCCGGGGAAGCCGTGGCCATCCGCTCCGAGGGTGAGCGGGTGGCGCGGCTGGCGGAGTCCGGAGCTTTTCCGTTCGACGGCACCTGGTGCGATTTTCGGCCACCTCGGCGCTGGAGAACACCGCCGCTCCCGCCGCGCCCCGGCAGGACCGTGCTGTGATTCCCCCACAACCGTGAACCCCCCGCAACCTGTGGATCCCTCGCGAAGCCGACCGGCGCACCGACGGCTCTCGAACGGCGCATACGAACACCCCGTGCCCCGCCAACGCTGCGACCGTATCGGGAACCCACCGCCATCGTCGTTGTCCGTGGTCACCTCGCGTGGTACACAGAGTGACTATGCACAAGCGCGTGAAAACGGACATGAGCCGCAGGTCAGGGTGGCTGTCCCGGTCAAACGTGCGAGATCCGGGTAAAGAGACCCGGGAAGGCGTCGTGCGGACGCGGTTTCATCAGCGAAGATAGAAGGTGACCCGGGCGGTTCGGCGCGGGCATCGAACTACCCAACAGGGGCGGTGACTTACATGATCCTGGCAGCTGAAAAGGGCGACATCACCACCATCATCGGCGGAATCGCCCCGAACTGGGGGCCGTTCGGGACGCTGGGCAACGAGGCGCGCATCATGATCGAGGTGGTGATGGCGATCGCCATCCTGCTCTGCCTCGGCATCGCGATCTGGGGCGCGGCGAAGCAGCGCATCGGGGCGACGGCGCTGCGCGACACGTTCAGCGCGGAACAGGGCAAGGGCCTGATCGTGGCGGGCCTGACCGGAGTGTTCATCATCGGTTCGCTGGGCACCTTGTTCACCATTGTGTACGGCATGGCTGTCTGACCGCCCGTCGGACGGCCCTGCCTCCGCTCTTCCGCACCCGTCCCCCACCCGGGCCGTCCCAGCCCACCCCCCACCATCCGCCCGTCGTGCCCACCGGCTGAGGTTGCGTCTCCCTGATGTCGAGTCACCACACCGCGCCCAAGCGGCAACCAGCACAGCTACCGTCGTCCTGCGCGGATCCGCACACGACCGAGGGAGCGTACGCGGCATGAGTCCCGGCGACGACCACGACTACCGCGGCAAGGACCAGGGCGGCCGCACGGACGACCCGTACAGCACCCTCGGCGGAACCCGGCAGACCCGTACGCGCCTCCCCGACAGTGACACCGGCGCCCCGCACCCCCGCCGGCCCGCCCGCAACTCCCGCTCCCTGGTCACCGTCGTCGGCATCGTCGTCCTCCTCATCGCGGCCATCGCCTTCGCGAACCGGGGCGGCGGCAACGACGACGAGGCCACCGGCGACAGCAAGAAGCCGGGCACCAAGGGCGCCACCTCCACCGCCGCCACGGGCACCAAGCCCGTATCGGGCACCGACAGCGCGGCCGGAACGATCGCCTCGGGCTTCGCGCATGACGAGCAGGGGGCGCAGAGCGCGGCGGCGAACTACGCGGTGGCGCTGGGATCGGCGGAGATGTTCGACACCGAGGCGCGTCGCGGCATCATCGAAGCCACACACGTCCCCGCGGTCGTCGGCGCTCTGCAGGCCGAACTGGACCGGGCCTACTCCCCGGACTTCTACAGGAACGTCGGGCTGAACGCCGACGGCAGTACCCCCGCGGGGCTGGCGTTCGTCTCCCGGACCGTACCGGTGGGGACCAAGGTGGTCGCGCGCAGCGGCGACACGGCCACCGTCGAGGTGTGGTGCACGGGCCTGGTCGGCATGGCCGGCCAAGGCTCCACCAAGCCCGTCACCGAGACGTGGGTCACCATCTCCCAGAAGCTCAAGTGGGTCGGGGGCGACTGGAAGATCGAGTCGTCGTCCCAGGCAGAGGGTCCGACGCCGGTCAACAGCGGCGACCGGGCATCGACCGCCGACGAGATCGCCGGAGCGGTCGAAGGATATGGAGGGTTCACCTATGCCCGATAGCCGTCGCTTCCGTGCACTGTCACTCACCACGGTCCTGGGCAGCCTTCCTGCCACGGTCATCCTGCTGGCCTCGCGGGCATCCGCTGCCCCGTCGCCCACACCTACACCGACGCCGACCCCCAGCCCGTCGCCGAGCAAGAGCGACAACCCGTGCGACCTCATCGTCGGCCTCGCCAAGGACTACTGCGAGGACGGGGAGAAGGCCAGCACCGGGGGCTCCCGCTCCCTCTCCCCCACCACGGACTCCCTGGACCCCCTCTCCTCCCTGGCCAAGGGCTGCGCCGACGCCGCCGCGTGGATCGTCGGCAAGCTCAGCGAGGCCGTGAAGAGCACCGCGAACGTCGACTTCACCAACCCCAAGTTCCTCCAGCAGTACGCCGTCATCTTCGCGGCCTCCACCATCCTCACCCTCGTACTGTGGCTGCTCGCCGTCGCCAAGCGCGCCATCCGCGGCGTTCCGCTGACCACCGCGATCTCCGAGGCCGTCGGCTTCCTCTGGCTGACCGTCCTCGCCTCCGCGTTCACACCGCTGATCCTCTACACGATCGTCTCCGCCACCGACGGCGTCACCGAGGTCATCGCCACCTCCACCGGCGGTCAGACCGATGTCTTCTTCGGGTCGTTCGCCGAGGCCCTCAAGAAGGGCACCGACATCGGCGGCGGGCCGATCATGCTGATCGTCGTCTCGCTCGTGTCGATCCTCGCCGCCGGCGTCCTGTGGCTGGAGCTCGTCATCCGGGCCGCCCTGCTCTACGTGGGCGCGCTGCTCGGCATCGTCGTGTACTCCGGCCTCGTCGACAAGAACATGTGGGGCCACGTCCGGCGCTGGGCAGGCATCATGATCGCGGTGATCATGGTCAAGCCGGTCATCGTCATCGTGCTCGGCCTGGCCGGGGCGCTCTCCGAGGACGACGGCCCGGACGCCTTCTCCGCCGTCGTCTCCGGCCTCGCGATCATCCTGCTGGCGATCTTCGCCTCCGCCATGATCTACCGCTTCGTGCCCGGCTTCGGCGACGAGATCCAGGGCGCCCGCACCAACCGGAAGCAGGCCACCGACGGCGCCCAGGCCGCCGCCCTGATCAGCTCCCCGGCCGCCCTCGTCTCCCAGGGAATCAAGACCCACAGCGGCCGCAACGACCAGAACAGCGGCGGCGGTGGAGGCGGCGCCCGCCCCTCCAACCCCGTCAGCGGCGGTGTCGCCGCGCACAGCTCCCGCAGCACCGGCGGAGGCGGCGGCTCCGCGCCCTCGCCCCGCAGCGGATCCGGCCCCACCTCCGGCACCCCCCACAGCAGCCGCTCCTCCCGGGGCGGTTCAGGCAGCACAGGTAACACGAGCACAGGAGGTGGAGGGCGTTGACGACCCAGTCCCACACGATCACGCCCCGCCGTACGTATCTCATCGGCCGCGCCCGGCCGAACGCGATCGTCGGCAAGAACCGCGAGACCGGCGAGATCGCCCTGATCATCGCCGGTGCGTTCCTCGGCATGATGAGCGGGCTGATCGTCCCCGTCCTGTCCCTGCGGATCGTGCTGCTCATGGGCTTCCCCATGCTCGCCCTGGCCGTCGTGTACGTCCCGTACAAGCAACGCACGTTCTACAAGTGGTTCGAGATCAACCGCAGCTTCAAGCGGTCCCTGCGCCGCGGCACCGCGTACCGCTCCTCCGCCATGGAAGCGGGCGTCAGCGCCGACGGCCGTGAGGTCGAGATCGGCCCGCCGCCCGGCATCGGCCGGATCAGCTGGCTCGCGGCCCCCTTCGGCCCCGACGAGATCGCCGTACTCCTGCACGCCGACCGCCGCACGGTCACCGCGGCCATCGAGATCGAGGGGCCCGGCGTCGGCCTCCGCGACAGCGAGGACCAGGAAGCCCTGGTCGACCGGTTCGGCACCCTGCTCAAGCACGTGGCCAACGGTGACGGCTTCGTGACCCGCCTCCAGATGCTGGCCCGCACGCTGCCCGCCGACCCCGACGCGCACGCCAAGGACGTGGCCCAGCGCGGCGACAAGACCGCCCCCGGCTGGCTCCAGGAGTCCTACGACCAGCTCCAGTCCATGGTCTCCACCTCCAGCGAGCAGCACCGCGCCTATCTCGTCGCCTGTATGCACTACAGCCGAGAACTGGCCGCCGAGGGCCACGCCATCGCCCGCGCCGCCCGTCCCCAGGGCGGCCGCAGGCTCGACCGCGACGCCGGTCTCGCCGTCGTCATGGCCCGCGAGCTCACCGACATCTGCGCCCGCCTCGCCGAGGCCGACATCCGGGTACGCCAGCCGCTCGGCCAGAGCCGGCTGGCCTCGCTCGTCCACTCGATGTACGACCCCGACCACCCCATCGACCACATCCAGGCGATGACGAAGCGCAACGCCTGGCCCGCCGAGCTGGACGCGGTCGAGCCGACGTTCCTCCAGGCCAAGACCCGTGAGTCCTCGACCCGCGCGCCCTGGTGCCACGCCACGGCCTGGGTGAAGGAGTGGCCGATGACCCCGGTCGGCGTCAACTTCCTCGCCCCGCTCCTCGTGCACACTCCCGACGTCATCCGTACGGTCGCGGTCTGCATGGACCTCGAACCCACCGAGGTCGCCATCGAGCGCATGCTGACGGAGAAGACGAACGACGAGGCCGAGGCCAGCCGTCAGGCCAAGATGAACCGCACCGTCGACCCCCGGGACATCGCCGCCCACGGGCGGCTCGACCAGCGGGGTGAAGATCTGGCAAGCGGCGCGGCCGGGGTGAACCTGGTGGGGTACATCACGGTGTCGTCGCGATCGCCCGAATCCCTCGCCCGGGACAAGCGGACGATCCGGGCTTCGGCCGGCAAGTCCTATCTGAAGCTGGAGTGGTGCGACCGTGAACACCACCGGGCCTTCGTGAACACCCTGCCGTTCGCGACAGGCATCCGCCGCTGACCGGCGGCCCCGCCGACCCACCTCCAGACCCTCAGCGCACAAAACCCCAGCGCACAGAGCCCAGAGCCCAGAAACCCAGCCCGTAGAACCCCAGCGCACAGAGCCCAGAGCCCCAACCCCGAGCACCACCGACACCACTCCCACCCCACCGCCACCCACCGACTCCACCGAGACCGGAACCCGAGAGAGAGGGCAGTCACGCCATGCGAGACCCGTTGTCCGCATTGTCGGATGCCTTCACCGCCTTCCTCTTCGGGAAGGTGGAGACGACTCGGCTGCCCGTCCGTACGTCGACGGGCCAGGCCCAGGCCGTCTACCTGCCCACCGCCGCCCCCGGCCTCGGTGACTCCGGCGTGATCATCGGGCGCGAGGTGTACTCCGGCAAGGGCTACATCTACGACCCCTTCCAGCTGTACGGGCAACAGCTCCCCGCCCCGCACTGGCTGGTCCTCGGCGAGTCCGGCAACGGCAAGTCCGCGCTGGAGAAGACCTACGTCCTGCGCCAGCTCCGCTTCCGCGACCGCCAGGTCGTCGTCCTGGACGCCCAGGGCGAGGACGGCGTCGGCGAGTGGAACCTCATCGCCCAGGAGCTGGGGATAACTCCCATCCGCCTGGACCCGACCGCGGCGCTGAACGGCGGCATCAGGCTCAACCCGCTCGACCCGTCGATCACCACCACCGGCCAGCTCGCCCTGCTCCGCACGATCATCGAAGTCGCGATGGGCCATGGGCTCGACGAGCGCTCCGGCTTCGCGCTCAAGGTCGCGCACGCCTATGTGAACGAGACCATCGCCGACCGCCAGCCGGTCCTGATGGACATCGTGGAACAGCTGCGCCACCCCGAGCCCGAATCGGCCGAGGCGATGAACGTCGACATAGACGACGTACGGGCCTGGGGACTGGACGTCGCACTCGTCCTGGACCGGCTGGTCGACGGTGACCTGCGTGGCATGTTCGACGGCCCCACGAGCTTCGGGATCGACCTGGACGCCCCGCTGATCGTGTTCGACCTCTCGCACATCGACCGCAACTCGATCGCCATGCCGATCCTGATGGCGATCGTGGGGGTCTGGCTGGAACACACGTGGATCAGGCCCGACCGGAAGAAACGCATCTTCCTGGTGGAGGAGGCCTGGCACATCATCAACTCGCCGTTCGTCGCCCAGCTCTTCCAGCGCCTGCTGAAGTTCGGCCGGCGGCTCGGCCTGTCGTTCGTCGCCGTCGTCCACCACCTCAGCGACGTGGTGGACGGTGCGGCGGCGAAGGAGGCGGCGGCGATCCTGAAGATGGCCTCGACCCGGACGATCTACGCCCAGAAGGCCGACGAGGCGAGAGCGACCGGACGGGTCATCGGCCTCCCCCGGTGGGCGGTCGAGATCATTCCCACGCTGACACCGGGCATCGCCGTCTGGGACGTCAACGGCAACGTCCAGGTGGTCAAACACCTGATCACCGAAGCGGAACGCCCCCTGGTCTTCACCGACCGCGCGATGACCGAGGGCTCCGACACCGACCTGCTGCCCGAGGACGTACGAGCCGCGGAGCTGGAGGCGGAGCAACGCGCGGCCCGGATCGAGAACCAGCAACGGCTGAACGAGTCGTCCGAGTCAACGGTGGCATGACATGGCACGCCAGGCAGCGCACGGTTCGGGACGTGGGCGCGAGGACGAACGAAGCGGCGGCGGCATCCCGGACGGCCTGCTGATCGGCCTCCTGGGCTTCTTCGTCGCGCTGACCCTGCTGGCCTGGACGTCCACGGGCCTGGCCGGACTCCTCGCACACGGCGCCTGGCCGGACGGGGTGGAATTCACCCGGACCCCGCAGGCCCTGCGCGAACTGATCGCGGCACCGAACGACCTGCCGGGCGCCTGGCCGCACACGCCACCGGCCCAGCTCTCCGGGTACGGGCTCTTCTGGGGCCTGTTGATCGGTCAGTTGATGGTGCTGCTGGTGCTGACGGTATTCGTACTGGGGGTGGTGGCCCGCGGCCGCGCGGTACGGCAGCGGCGCCGCGAGGAGCGGATGGGCCTGGTGCACGACACCCCGGCCCCGTCGTCCGTACGCGGCCGAGGAGGGCCGGAGGGCAAGGAAGCCCCGGCCGCCCCCGTACACACCGAACACACCCCCGCGGAACCCGTCACCACCCCGTCCGCCACCGCCTTCACCCCGAGCGCATCGGCGAACACCCCGACCGCGGCGACCGAAAGCGCCCCCACGGCTCCCACGACCCCCACGCCCCCCGCAGCGCCCATGCCCCACCCGCCGCTCGCGCAGCCCACGCCTCCCACCGTCCTCCCCTCCCCCCGCGCTCCCTTCCTGCTCTACGCCCCCGCCGCCACCCGCCGCCCCGCCGTCGTCCAGGCCATCCGCGACGCCGACGGCCCCGTGCTCGTCGTCACCTCCGACCCCACCGTCTGGGCCGAGACGAAGGACGCCCGCGGCAAACTCGGCCCCGTACACGTCTACGACCCCGGCCACCTCTGCGACACCCCGTCCCGCCTGCACTGGTCGCCCACCACCGGCTGCGAGCAGCCCGAAGTGGCCGCCACCCGCGCCGCCGCGCTCCTCGCGCCGGTCAGGCCGCAGGCCCGGATCGACGCGGCGACGGCCGACACGGCACAAACGTTGCTGCAGTGCTGGCTGCACGCCGCCGCGGTGGACGGCCGCCCCTTCCGCCAGGTGCACCGCTGGGCACTCGGCGGAAGCGCCCACGAACCGGTGCGCCTGCTCCGTACGCACCCCAAGGCCGCCTCCGGACTCGCCGGGCTGCTGGAGTCCGCCTTCACCGCCTACCCGGAACGCCGCGAGGTGGCCCAGGAGTTGACCGTACGGGCCCTTTCGGCCCTGTCCTCGGTCCACATCCGCGAGGCGTGCACGGCAAACCGAGCGGATTCACTCGCGCTGGAATCATTCGGGGCCGAAGGGGGAACGCTCTATGCGGTGGGCGAACCCATCGAGGATCCCCGCCACCGGCCGGGCGCGATGCCTTTCCTCACCGCGCTCACCTCATACGTGGTCGAGCACGGCCGCCGCATGGCCGCACGGTCATCCGACGGTCGGCTCGACCCACCAATGACGCTCGTCCTCGACGACGTCGCGGCCGTGGCTCCCCTTCCCCAGCTCCCGGAGCTGCTGGCGACCGGTCAGGACCAGGGCATGCCCACCTTGGTCCTGCTCCGCTCACAGGAACAGGGCCGCGCCCGCTGGCGGCAGCACCTCGAACTGCCCGCCACCGGCCGCGGATAGCGGAGGAACACACCCCGCTACCGCCCGAGGACGTACTCCAGCTCCAGATCGGGCTCCTGATCCGGCTCCCGGTCACTCGCACCACCGGGCATGGGGACGGTCTGCCCGGATGGTACGAAACCGAACCGGCGGTAGAAGGCGGCGGCCCGCGGGTTGTTCTCGTGCACATACAGCCGCACCCTCTCCAGCCACGGCTCGGACAGCGACCAGGCCCAGTCGACCGCCGCCCGGAACAGCGCGTCGGTCACACCCGTACCACGCGCCTCGGGCCGCACGAACACACCGACCAGATGCCCCTGGTTCACCTCGGGG
This window contains:
- a CDS encoding helix-turn-helix transcriptional regulator, with amino-acid sequence MAGRAAPTARRARLGAELRRLRERAGLTTTQAADLLGTSPGQLSNVEVARFGVSADRVRVAARIYSCSDQALIEALVAMTGDRRRGWWEEYREIMPPKLLDLAEIEHHGTALHAAHSIHIPGLLQTVDHAREIYRQAVPEISPPEIEHRVSYRIKRQAVLYRTGAVPYRAFIHEAALRMRYGGRAIARAQLLHLLRTSELDHLTMRVIPFANTYYPGSGQSVYYVQGLVPSLDTAQLDQSHGPVFIDSEAQLAQYRLLLERLGETALGDAESRDLIHGIAQEL
- a CDS encoding DUF397 domain-containing protein, with protein sequence MATYHWQKSSYCAQGEACVHIAASRGTVHLTETSDPGGAILHATPPAWAALVRAVKEKRNDV
- a CDS encoding DUF397 domain-containing protein; translation: MSDRPLPDELRWIRAAPEGEPEGPGPWIEVAEGQGGDLIHLRETSDPATVVTTTRTKWEAFVKGVLAGEFDHFAEIEADGDTDTRPTDPEDPEDPADPADPEGPAGPAGPESPAGPESPEN
- a CDS encoding aldo/keto reductase, with the translated sequence MSSQQNDSTAPAGPPPVAAAASGTWQLGDLSVNRIGYGAMRLTENADGTPSDRGRALAVLRRAVELGVNHIDTAAFYFSPLRSANELINRALAPYPDDLVITTKVGPGRDTWGDWHWAGPEQLRGQVEENLRQLGRDHLDVVNLRVPRKETTGSISEHFGALAELREAGLIRHLGISNARPDHLAEALAVAPVVCVQNAYAVGAPREEHEFLDACGVRGIAFVPFFAIAGAGREAGAGGTGDDGRVLGIARAHGVTAAQVRLAWTLNRGPHVLAIPGTGNPDHLADNVAAGALRLTADELALLEAPAGTEA
- a CDS encoding DUF402 domain-containing protein — translated: MDDDAPGRILRWNLFIGGHLSSSVPVRLVERTEAGRLVWLETGTPMWRTELPGGAHLRDIPPQDRPAGGYAVRADRWPMGSALILQPAGAGHAVFWFFGRRHRFRGWYVNLEHRVRRGEDIDVVDQELDITVAPDRTWRWKDERSFAEKTGHPAYWSAGEAVAIRSEGERVARLAESGAFPFDGTWCDFRPPRRWRTPPLPPRPGRTVL
- a CDS encoding SCO6880 family protein, with product MTTQSHTITPRRTYLIGRARPNAIVGKNRETGEIALIIAGAFLGMMSGLIVPVLSLRIVLLMGFPMLALAVVYVPYKQRTFYKWFEINRSFKRSLRRGTAYRSSAMEAGVSADGREVEIGPPPGIGRISWLAAPFGPDEIAVLLHADRRTVTAAIEIEGPGVGLRDSEDQEALVDRFGTLLKHVANGDGFVTRLQMLARTLPADPDAHAKDVAQRGDKTAPGWLQESYDQLQSMVSTSSEQHRAYLVACMHYSRELAAEGHAIARAARPQGGRRLDRDAGLAVVMARELTDICARLAEADIRVRQPLGQSRLASLVHSMYDPDHPIDHIQAMTKRNAWPAELDAVEPTFLQAKTRESSTRAPWCHATAWVKEWPMTPVGVNFLAPLLVHTPDVIRTVAVCMDLEPTEVAIERMLTEKTNDEAEASRQAKMNRTVDPRDIAAHGRLDQRGEDLASGAAGVNLVGYITVSSRSPESLARDKRTIRASAGKSYLKLEWCDREHHRAFVNTLPFATGIRR
- a CDS encoding ATP-binding protein → MRDPLSALSDAFTAFLFGKVETTRLPVRTSTGQAQAVYLPTAAPGLGDSGVIIGREVYSGKGYIYDPFQLYGQQLPAPHWLVLGESGNGKSALEKTYVLRQLRFRDRQVVVLDAQGEDGVGEWNLIAQELGITPIRLDPTAALNGGIRLNPLDPSITTTGQLALLRTIIEVAMGHGLDERSGFALKVAHAYVNETIADRQPVLMDIVEQLRHPEPESAEAMNVDIDDVRAWGLDVALVLDRLVDGDLRGMFDGPTSFGIDLDAPLIVFDLSHIDRNSIAMPILMAIVGVWLEHTWIRPDRKKRIFLVEEAWHIINSPFVAQLFQRLLKFGRRLGLSFVAVVHHLSDVVDGAAAKEAAAILKMASTRTIYAQKADEARATGRVIGLPRWAVEIIPTLTPGIAVWDVNGNVQVVKHLITEAERPLVFTDRAMTEGSDTDLLPEDVRAAELEAEQRAARIENQQRLNESSESTVA
- a CDS encoding type IV secretory system conjugative DNA transfer family protein, encoding MARQAAHGSGRGREDERSGGGIPDGLLIGLLGFFVALTLLAWTSTGLAGLLAHGAWPDGVEFTRTPQALRELIAAPNDLPGAWPHTPPAQLSGYGLFWGLLIGQLMVLLVLTVFVLGVVARGRAVRQRRREERMGLVHDTPAPSSVRGRGGPEGKEAPAAPVHTEHTPAEPVTTPSATAFTPSASANTPTAATESAPTAPTTPTPPAAPMPHPPLAQPTPPTVLPSPRAPFLLYAPAATRRPAVVQAIRDADGPVLVVTSDPTVWAETKDARGKLGPVHVYDPGHLCDTPSRLHWSPTTGCEQPEVAATRAAALLAPVRPQARIDAATADTAQTLLQCWLHAAAVDGRPFRQVHRWALGGSAHEPVRLLRTHPKAASGLAGLLESAFTAYPERREVAQELTVRALSALSSVHIREACTANRADSLALESFGAEGGTLYAVGEPIEDPRHRPGAMPFLTALTSYVVEHGRRMAARSSDGRLDPPMTLVLDDVAAVAPLPQLPELLATGQDQGMPTLVLLRSQEQGRARWRQHLELPATGRG
- a CDS encoding GNAT family N-acetyltransferase, coding for MDYVIRPVLAEEWPLARELRLAALQDPMAPLAFLETYESALGKPDEFWQGRTADAAAGVNVTQFVAEAPDGAWVGTVTVLVERPEGEARFGDAPEVNQGHLVGVFVRPEARGTGVTDALFRAAVDWAWSLSEPWLERVRLYVHENNPRAAAFYRRFGFVPSGQTVPMPGGASDREPDQEPDLELEYVLGR